The Sandaracinaceae bacterium genome includes a window with the following:
- a CDS encoding IS3 family transposase has protein sequence RATAPNQVWVTDVTYVPTAEGWLYLAVILDLYARRVVGWAASEANDTRLAMAALSMATTARRPPPGLVHHSDRGSPYASADYRRALDASSIVPSMSRKGDCWDNAVAESFFSTLKIELVHEEQYETRPAAIASIGDYIHFFYNLERRHSLLDYLSPVEFELKTQVAASAA, from the coding sequence CGCGCGACCGCGCCGAACCAGGTGTGGGTGACCGACGTGACCTACGTCCCGACGGCCGAGGGCTGGCTCTACCTCGCCGTGATTCTCGACCTCTACGCGCGGCGGGTGGTCGGCTGGGCGGCGAGCGAGGCGAACGACACCCGGCTTGCGATGGCGGCCCTCTCGATGGCGACGACCGCTCGTCGGCCGCCGCCCGGCCTCGTCCACCACTCCGACCGCGGCAGTCCGTACGCCAGCGCCGACTACCGTCGTGCGCTGGATGCGTCTAGCATCGTCCCGAGCATGAGCCGCAAGGGCGACTGCTGGGACAACGCCGTCGCGGAGAGCTTCTTCAGCACCCTCAAGATCGAGCTCGTCCACGAGGAGCAGTACGAAACGCGCCCGGCCGCCATCGCCTCCATCGGCGATTACATCCATTTCTTCTACAATCTCGAGCGGCGCCACTCGCTGCTGGATTACCTCAGCCCTGTCGAGTTCGAACTGAAGACCCAGGTCGCCGCGTCGGCGGCATAG